The Candidatus Cloacimonas sp. genome includes the window CACTAAAATAGAAAATACCCGATGGCTGGTAAATAGATAAGGATAATACATAATACCAATCCCCAATTTTAAAGCTCGGGGAAAAATGAACTAACCAATCCTTGCTTTGCCAATTAACCGAAGTTTGCCAACGAACTTAATGTTTACCCGTTTTTTAGAAGATTTTTATTCAGCACTTCAGTTGCTGAATTTGTCCATAAACTATGTGGCTTTTTTATTCGGATTATTTTTACAGTGGCAAATTCCTGATGAATTATAGAAACGGTATTTTCCTTCTTCTTCAGTAACTGAACTTATTAAAAAGGGGGATACTTTTTTCCTTTACACCCCAAACTTATTTTGCATAAAAAGAGCTACCTTGCTCCAACCTGTCGCGTATTGAATTAAATTTTACAGGACTTATCCGTTATTCCCTCATCTTTTCCATTGGCTTTGAGAGACACAAAATTCAATTTCCTGGTAATCCAGTCATCTGAATAGCAATTAGTATAGCAAAAAACAGACGCAGACAACTAATTTCACCTTCTAATCTTTCTTTTCTTTGGTTGAGTTATAAACTTCTCCTTCTTTTTTGCATTAATCAAAACAAAGACCTTAGGACTACTTCACCTTTTTCTTCATCTGGTGTTACCTATTTTACACCAACCTTTGAGACACTACAATAGAAATAGAACTATGTTACTTTTTTCATTATTATTAAATATTTGAATCCTCGCAAGTAGAAATTGTATTTTTTTGCTTTATCAATCCAGAAAGGTGTATTGGATGTTTGATTATGCCTTGCAACTGCAACTATATCAACTGGTTGGAAATATTTAGCCAATATATTATAAATATTTAGACCTACAGGTATAAAACCACTTTTCTTTCTCCAATGATCTCCAATGAGCCATGCAATATATTTATTTATTTTAAGAATACGGTATGCTTCGTTTGCTACTTTTTCTAATTCTATGAAAAAAGTTTCATTTTCGCACGATATATTTCCTATGTTGTCAGGATGTTTGTTGTAATCAATATTATCTGAATAAGGAGAATCAATGAAGATTAAATCGGCAATTTTGTCTTCAACAGGTAAATTTCTGGCATCTGCTTGTTGAATATCTTCTCTAAAGGGAACTATATCAAATCCAAGAACTTTCCTATTTTCTTCCTTGCAAACATCAATAGTTGTTCCACTTCCACACATTGGATCAATTACTAAATCGCCTTCTTTTGTATATCTTTGGACAAGATTCCAGATAATAAATGCCGGAGTAACGCCCCGGTATTTATTAAAACCATGGGGTTTATCACCATAATTCTGGGTGGGGTAATCCCAAAGGGTGGTTGTCTCAAGTTCTAACTTTTTATTGTTCATTATTTAATAATCTCTTTAAATCATCTATAAAGTGCTCAAAAAGTTTAACCTTATTGCTTTCTTCTATATCTTCTTCCGTTAAAACATAACTACCATCAAGATCTGTTTCTACAATAGCTCTTCCTTTCTTAGCTGGAATCTTTTTTGTTAATGTACCATCTTCATCAGGAGTTATGAAATAAACTTTTATATGTTTTGTAACTTCGTCCTGTATAAATTTAAATTTCCAGTAACCCGTTTGTGCAATTCGTTCTCTTAAGGAAACTTTACTTGATATAACTGCAAGCACCTTCAAAGACAATGGATTGTAAATAACAATATCAACATCAGGTAAATGTAATCCAAATTCTCCATAATTAATAGCTAAATTTCTTTTAATCTGGCTTAGCTCTTTAGTTAGTTTTGTTCTTCTTTCAAGTTGATTGCCATTAATGACTTTTAATCCAATTTCTTCTACTTCATCTGTAATTATAAACTGGATTAATTTCTCAAAATTTTTCCCTTTAAATGCTCTCCAGCTTTGTTCATAATCTTTATTTGGTGTTGGATTTTTCAGCCAATCCGCTTGATGAATCTCTTTTGCTTCTTTCAATAATTCAGATATATGCTTATAAGTTTCGGCACCAAAATATTCTTTTTTTTCAAGATACAATTTTTTTAAATCTTCAAAGTTCATTTCATTTATCCTTTAATCCAATTACAATATATTCTATTGGATATGCTTCAAAATTTGCCTCATTTTTAGTAGCAAATCTGCCTGTTTTTTCATCACGCTTTTGTGGAAGAATTTTGGAGGGTATTTCTCTTTTGATTAATCTATCAAACTTAAAACCAGAATACTGCAAACTCTCAGCGAAAACTTCAGCATTTAGAATATCTATTCCCTTCAATTTTGTATCACCTATTACATAACAACATCGCCCTCCTTTTTTCATAATTCTGAAACTTTCATCAAATACCTCTTGCATATCAATGAAAAACGCTTCAATTTCTTTTGCCATTTTTTTGCTTTTATGTTCCATTTTTTCTACTATATCCTTGGCAATTAAACTCTTTAATACTCTATTTTCGTATTTCTTATATGAAGTTCCAATAAATTCCTTTTTATATTCTATAAGGTCATCAGCTAAATCAAGCCAAATTGTTGATAATTGATGAATGTCTGCATATTCATAACTTGTTACATAAGGACTGGAAGTTATAACCAAGTCCACTGTCTCATCATCTAAAGGTTGATTTTTTGCATTTCCTATTTTAATATTGAGGTATTGATTTAAATTCTCTATAACATTCTTATGAACAATATTATAAAATTCCCTATTTCCATTCTGCATCTTCATTAAATGTCTTCTGAAGGTTTCAAATGGTTTGGATGTTTTTTTATTAAAGTCCCTTGTTGGTTTTGTGCTTCCTTGAAGCCAGATAGAACAACTTTTTAAGATATGGCTGAAGGCAACAAGAAAGAAGTTTCTAATGTTTTCATCTTCTTCCTTGTAAATTACTCTTAGTATTTTACCTAACTCAATTTTATTTTTTTCTGAAAACCAATAATCAATCCTGTCCAAATGCTTTTGTGGAATCAAGGGTTCAAAATTATCACCTAAAAATGTTATCTGAGGGCTATTGAGCATTTTCAATTCAAATAAAAGATTATTAATTTTTGTTTCAAGATATTCTGGTTCTATAGGAGTAGCTTTTACTTTTGTTATTAGATAAGCAATTTTATTTATATCAGTTCCACTTACTTTAAATCCTCTTGATATACCCGTAATGATTGTTGTTCCACATCCAAAAAAAGGATCATTTATATGCGCTTCACTACAAATAATATTTTCATCAATTAATTTTTCCACCAGCTGTGGTATAAACTTTGCAGGATACCTATGATAATTATGAGTCCATTTACCTGTATCGGATGGTTTATATTCAATAAAAGACCAATCTGTGTCTATTTCTTTTGTATTAAATACCTGAATAATATCTTGAGGAGATTTATTTATTCCGCTGTTCTCATTAATATTAGGAATAGTTTCAGTTGCATCTATTCTATTGCTAAATTCCCAATTAGAGCTTCCAATTTTCATTTCTTGGGTAGTTTTCATTTCACTTTACCTCTGTTTTACTACGGAATTAAAATTTCTATATTCCCAAATTCCCAAAAGTTGGTGTTCATTCCAACTTATTGTTTCTTTGGTTCGTTGAGGGCATCTACTAACCCTCGCTTCTCACAATCTATGTAAAATAATCAACAAATTGCATTGTTTTCAGCTTGTTAATCCAAGTCAAGTTCTTTTTCATAAAAAGGGCTACCTTACTTCAATCCGTTGCGTTTTCACTTAAACTGTATAGGCATTTTTAGGATGTTTCTGTTCCTTTCCAATGGCTTTGAAAGATACAATTTCCTGGTAATCCAGTCCTCTGAATAGCAATTAATATAGAACAAAACAGACGCAGGCAACTACTTCCGCCTTCTTATCTATCTTTTCTTTGGTTGAGTCATAAACTTCTCCTTGTTCTTTGGTTCTAATCAAAACAAAGACCTTAGGACTACTTCACCTTTTTCTTCATCTGGTGTTACCTATTTTACACCAACCTTTGAGACATAACCTGCTATCATTTTATCCCCCAGATTTGTCTCTATTATTTACTTTATAATTATAATCAGAATTTTAGGAAAAGCACTTTTTATTTTGCAATCTAAGCGACAGGGAGAATTTCTCTATCGTTTTTTTTGCCTGAACAAGGCAGTGGAAAAAAAGCAGGATTGTTAGTTTATACCTTTTAAAGAGGGTGATTGATTGTTCAGTTGTAAGGGTGCATACTTTCTGTTTTAACTCACAATTTTTCGGTTTGAAAACCAGTAGTAGATTAGTTGTAAGTGAGAAAAGAAGGTGGGGTGTGGTTGCATTGAAGGCAGGTGAAAATTGTAAGTCAAAACCTCCCGCCGGTTGCATCGTAAATTTTACGAGGGGTTTACACCGCCATCGCTATCAATGTATCGCCCAAAGGGGCTTTAAGAACTTCTAAAACTTCTCGAA containing:
- a CDS encoding BsaWI family type II restriction enzyme gives rise to the protein MNFEDLKKLYLEKKEYFGAETYKHISELLKEAKEIHQADWLKNPTPNKDYEQSWRAFKGKNFEKLIQFIITDEVEEIGLKVINGNQLERRTKLTKELSQIKRNLAINYGEFGLHLPDVDIVIYNPLSLKVLAVISSKVSLRERIAQTGYWKFKFIQDEVTKHIKVYFITPDEDGTLTKKIPAKKGRAIVETDLDGSYVLTEEDIEESNKVKLFEHFIDDLKRLLNNEQ
- a CDS encoding DNA methyltransferase, which codes for MNNKKLELETTTLWDYPTQNYGDKPHGFNKYRGVTPAFIIWNLVQRYTKEGDLVIDPMCGSGTTIDVCKEENRKVLGFDIVPFREDIQQADARNLPVEDKIADLIFIDSPYSDNIDYNKHPDNIGNISCENETFFIELEKVANEAYRILKINKYIAWLIGDHWRKKSGFIPVGLNIYNILAKYFQPVDIVAVARHNQTSNTPFWIDKAKKYNFYLRGFKYLIIMKKVT